Genomic segment of Salvia hispanica cultivar TCC Black 2014 chromosome 2, UniMelb_Shisp_WGS_1.0, whole genome shotgun sequence:
CCTGCTTCTTGGTATTTGTTTATACAACTAATACAAGTATCagaattttccttttcttttatgcGAACTGCCAGCATCAATTTGGATTAGATTTTATTAGTAAATGCTCCTTTTTTGGTAGATAACTCTAGATCCCGAGCACGCCAAGTGTTCAATATGCCTAAATGTTTGGCATGATGTAGTAACTGCCGCACCATGTCTCCACAATTTCTGGTATGTTACTCCGCTATCTTCATGTAGCTATTTTTTCTGTTTGACCATGTTAATATCTAATCAGGCTTCTCGTATTCAGCAATGGGTGCTTTTCAGAGTGGCTAAAAAGGAGTCAAGAAAGACGTGCTAGTGTTATATGTCCTCAATGCAGATCAGTTGTGCAATTTGTTGGACGAAACCATTTTTTGCACAGTATAGAAGAGGTACTGGGTCCtcctttctttttcatttcttttgttgtGGGTAGTTCAGTTCAACAGATTCAGATCTTGAAAAGGATGTTATGCCTAGTTTGTCTACTTTTCACTTCTAGTAACATTCTCTAGTTCTATATAATGGCTAGTCGTATgattcttattttgttttcttttacttgGTTATTTCTGTTCAGTTTTAGATGGCCAAGACTTGGAGAGTCTATTATTTTCATGTCCCCCCTCCCCCTCCTCTTCCCTTCTTTTATTGTTGTATTGAGCATATATTTATGAagctttttatattttaaatggcCTTTATACTTTTGGTTTGCTGGCATTGGCCTTTTGCACTTCAATTCCTCTTATTATCATGCAGGATATATTGCAAGCCGATTCTTCTCTAAGGCGTTCGGATGAAGAGCTTGTACTTTTGGATTCCTGTTCAACAATTAAGTCACCCCTCGTAAGTATTTCTATCCGGATGAAAGAACTACCAGGAGGCTGGGCCCCACCTCAAATAGTCAAATGTATTGATGTAGGTCAAGGTCATAGTTAATCTTGTTTTTTCTGTTAGAACCTGCTTCACTGGCTTGATGCCTTGACATGCATACTGCAAAGTGTCTGACCAAAAACTATGTTAGCTTTAAAGCCTAAAGGATACTCATGTATAATAGTCCAGCTGTTTTATCAGTCACATTGGAAGACTTATTCACGTTATGGGGTTGACTTCTGTAGCTGTCttatactctctcttcttaatagtatttgaatttaagaatttttttaaacaattacTTATTAAACTTGAAGATTTCTTGATCTGTGTTTACTTAGggttttttccatttaatgcttgctttttcttaattaagaTTGTGGTCCAGGTTTACAATATGCTTGTGTTGCGATAGAGTTTATCGCAGGACATCGAAAGCGTGCAGAAGCCGCTGGAGATGCTGCTGCTGCTAGCTGCTATGTTCATTATTTCATAAGTTGCTAGTTtattattatgcattaattgtCTTTTAATTGTGGGTTGGTGGTTCcttgttagtttattactcctattatgCAATGCTTATCAAGCCCATCTATCCTTAGCTTTCACAGGAAGCTACTCTTGGCTTCCTCTATAAGCTACTGtgggaaataaaaaaaaaaaatttctctctttGAGAGAGACTTGGCTAGGATTTTGCTGGAAACTCATCGGTGTTCTTTGATTATCACTGTAATTCCTCATAGTTTAGCTTTTCTGTTTGTGTTCTCTTTACTTCTATCAGCTTACGTTTTCTTTGTTTGCTTAGctcttttatacttttaaGATCAAGAAAATCTCAAGTATGATAAATCCAATATTAGATTTACCTCTGATGGCAAATATTTATCTTATTACAGGTTGTTAGCCGTGGAAAAAATATGAGTCACAAGCGGGCCCGTGCTCAATCTGCCGAGGGGAGTGGAAGGGATTTATCATGTCCTCAGTGTGGTAATCACACAATCTCTTTGGCCTATGGTTTATTTGTTATCTGACCATCCATATAAATactgataattttttttgtgcgAACTCTTTAACTTATAAGTAAAAATATCACGTGGTCTTTTTACCTCCTAACTGAATCACATACAATGCATTATTCAGATATTATggtaatattttgtttatataagTCAATAGTCTCATTCTCcatgatttattattaaagcTACCATTAGTCAAACTTTTGATAATCTATTTATGTGGCTCAGATAGAGAATATGGTGGTTTTCAGTGCAATGAAAGAACAGTTCATCTTCAATGTCAAGCATGCTCTGGCATGATGCCTTCCAGATCAAATGCTCCTGTGCCACAGCACTGTAAATTCCCTTTTGCCCTTGTACATGTTACTTTTACTAAACAGATATAGTAATGGGATGCTTACTTTGAGTGATAGGATAAATTGATAAAGCATAggtttgaatatttgaaggaTTATATGgttaaacaatttaaaaattcatcaatCCATTGAAATAAATGTTAGATTGGcatgaattgtttttatctaTCCATCCCATCACTCAAAGTAAACGCCCCCATGAGGGTTTATATGGCTCAAAAGGAAATTCTTAAGGAGGTCTATGTGATGCTTAGAAGTATACTcatggataaaatatgagcAAACTATGAAAATGTTAGATTACAGATGtccttctttatttattatgttttgaaCTTTTGATGAACTGTTCAGTATGGATGTCTTCTCCTTTTACAGGTTTAGGATGTGACCGAGCATTTTGTGGTGCCTACTGGCATGCTATGGGGGCTGCTGGTTCTGATGCTTATCCAGTATGCAATCAAGAAACTCTAAAGCCTGTAAGCAcatccttttattttaaccTTGTTAAAACTCTCtatatcttgtcccacatcgacttggtaaCGATCCTAGCTCacctatataagtgtggataaccctcccccttatgaggccttttaaggggtgagtggcccatttctaatagaCCTCTTCCATCATTAACAATTTCTATGCTTGTTGGCTACCTCAAGATTGTATATCTTCTTGTTACTACTTACTTTTTACCTAATGTGTGATATTATAATcagaagtactccctccatcccagataatttgtcccatttcacttttaccatttttggtaatggaccccatattccactaactcattcctactcacattttattataaaactaatatataaaggtaggacccacattctactaactttttcaacccacttttcattacaattcttaaaacccgtgcccggtcaaagtgacccgaattatccgggacggagggggagggagtacttattagTTAGGAGTAATGCCTGAAATAGTTCCAAgtagaaatagaatttctgaGTTGTAAAGGGGGGCCCTGAATCAGAAAACTTCTTGCTCCCTCCTAATCAAAATGAGATATTGCTCTGGCACTGATTAAGCAtggaaaattattttgtgatggAATCTCGAAGTCTATACAGCTGTCTAGAAGACATAAGAGGCATTAATATAGTTTTGTGAAGTAACACACTCATTGACTTTGGAAAGTGTTAGTATATAGTCATAATAAGTGCCCGGTGTGGAGGAAGTGTAGATtccttatttcttttctttactAACCTCATAGGGTAGGAAAATGCTAAAACCGACACATGGAAATATCTTACAGATGGAGGCCTTACTTTCATCTGCTGTTGGTTCTTGATTGACATTTTTCATGTTTCAGATTGCTGCCCATTCTCTCACTAGATTACCATTTTTAGCACATGAAAAGAATCGTCATGAACAAGATGTATGCAACTTCTTTTATGctttattctccttttcttATAGTACtgtttttatctctcttttttttttctttctatttacTTGTCCTTCAATTTCTGCAGATAACAGAGAAATGTATCAGGCAGATGGGAAGACCATTGCAGGATGTGATTTCAGAATggataagaaaaatgagtaaccGGGAAGTAGGTAATATCCATTCAGGGCTTGAAAACACTTGTTAGAAAAACATTATCCTTTTTGGTCTAGCTTTTGACGAAACTCATTGTCGGTAcgaagttcatgattttttgtttctctcttCCAGACAGGACGAGGCTTCTGTTGAATCACTCCGAAACGATTACTTCTCAGACCTATGTTTGCGGGTGAGTTATTTCCTACTTTTCTCTGTTAATGGTTATATTCTCCTTAGAGTTCGGCACTGAGCAAAAAATGTtgatatgcatttttttttatttaagctTCATTTGCCTTAGAAATTACTATTGACCTTTTGCAATTACAACAGTCTTTTGATTATGGTATTACATTacctccattttttatttctgtaATTACTAATGGGAAACGCATATTAGGACATGCTCCTAAACTTGACATGTTGAAATATCTtgtatctttaa
This window contains:
- the LOC125203845 gene encoding E3 ubiquitin-protein ligase CHFR isoform X2, encoding MEKGEASGSSSSSDDVWAKLVPLNSSYPDIELRLNEETICSDIKTPPCEKQVWCQITREKDHNSALMKNKWLPRIVYLCFLSCCCPFAMLLSRIDLTANLFVKEDDTSPIRCGSEMILGSVADGFLRYVFKVMPAKEICKKQLKITLDPEHAKCSICLNVWHDVVTAAPCLHNFCNGCFSEWLKRSQERRASVICPQCRSVVQFVGRNHFLHSIEEDILQADSSLRRSDEELVLLDSCSTIKSPLVVSRGKNMSHKRARAQSAEGSGRDLSCPQCDREYGGFQCNERTVHLQCQACSGMMPSRSNAPVPQHCLGCDRAFCGAYWHAMGAAGSDAYPVCNQETLKPIAAHSLTRLPFLAHEKNRHEQDITEKCIRQMGRPLQDVISEWIRKMSNREVDRTRLLLNHSETITSQTYVCGECYDKLVSFLLYWFRITLPKHCLPQEAQQREDCWYGYACRTQHHNEEHARKRNHVCRPSRGARTP
- the LOC125203845 gene encoding E3 ubiquitin-protein ligase CHFR isoform X4, whose amino-acid sequence is MEKGEASGSSSSSDDVWAKLVPLNSSYPDIELRLNEETICSDIKTPPCEKQVWCQITREKDHNSALMKNKCCSSILVDGAVVKEDDTSPIRCGSEMILGSVADGFLRYVFKVMPAKEICKKQLKITLDPEHAKCSICLNVWHDVVTAAPCLHNFCNGCFSEWLKRSQERRASVICPQCRSVVQFVGRNHFLHSIEEDILQADSSLRRSDEELVLLDSCSTIKSPLVVSRGKNMSHKRARAQSAEGSGRDLSCPQCDREYGGFQCNERTVHLQCQACSGMMPSRSNAPVPQHCLGCDRAFCGAYWHAMGAAGSDAYPVCNQETLKPIAAHSLTRLPFLAHEKNRHEQDITEKCIRQMGRPLQDVISEWIRKMSNREVDRTRLLLNHSETITSQTYVCGECYDKLVSFLLYWFRITLPKHCLPQEAQQREDCWYGYACRTQHHNEEHARKRNHVCRPSRGARTP
- the LOC125203845 gene encoding E3 ubiquitin-protein ligase CHFR isoform X1, giving the protein MEKGEASGSSSSSDDVWAKLVPLNSSYPDIELRLNEETICSDIKTPPCEKQVWCQITREKDHNSALMKNKWLPRIVYLCFLSCCCPFAMLLSRIDLTANLFVKEDDTSPIRCGSEMILGSVADGFLRYVFKVMPAKEICKKQLKITLDPEHAKCSICLNVWHDVVTAAPCLHNFWLLVFSNGCFSEWLKRSQERRASVICPQCRSVVQFVGRNHFLHSIEEDILQADSSLRRSDEELVLLDSCSTIKSPLVVSRGKNMSHKRARAQSAEGSGRDLSCPQCDREYGGFQCNERTVHLQCQACSGMMPSRSNAPVPQHCLGCDRAFCGAYWHAMGAAGSDAYPVCNQETLKPIAAHSLTRLPFLAHEKNRHEQDITEKCIRQMGRPLQDVISEWIRKMSNREVDRTRLLLNHSETITSQTYVCGECYDKLVSFLLYWFRITLPKHCLPQEAQQREDCWYGYACRTQHHNEEHARKRNHVCRPSRGARTP
- the LOC125203845 gene encoding E3 ubiquitin-protein ligase CHFR isoform X3; the encoded protein is MEKGEASGSSSSSDDVWAKLVPLNSSYPDIELRLNEETICSDIKTPPCEKQVWCQITREKDHNSALMKNKCCSSILVDGAVVKEDDTSPIRCGSEMILGSVADGFLRYVFKVMPAKEICKKQLKITLDPEHAKCSICLNVWHDVVTAAPCLHNFWLLVFSNGCFSEWLKRSQERRASVICPQCRSVVQFVGRNHFLHSIEEDILQADSSLRRSDEELVLLDSCSTIKSPLVVSRGKNMSHKRARAQSAEGSGRDLSCPQCDREYGGFQCNERTVHLQCQACSGMMPSRSNAPVPQHCLGCDRAFCGAYWHAMGAAGSDAYPVCNQETLKPIAAHSLTRLPFLAHEKNRHEQDITEKCIRQMGRPLQDVISEWIRKMSNREVDRTRLLLNHSETITSQTYVCGECYDKLVSFLLYWFRITLPKHCLPQEAQQREDCWYGYACRTQHHNEEHARKRNHVCRPSRGARTP